The nucleotide sequence GCGATTAGTGCTTAAAGGACTTAACTTGGGGCAAAAACCGAACAATAAAATGCTCATTCAACGCGTTATATGGATAGAATAACACACCTAGATTACATAAATTATCCACACAATTAATCATAGAATAACATTCAAATGAATCCAATAAAGAGAAGAAAAACACAAACCTCCATTCGCCTTCTTCATAAGGAGAATAATCAATATCATCTCTTCTAACACAATTAAACATCAAAGCAGCCAAAGATGCAAATATTCCTACACAATATAAACTAAAAGTAGTTAAATTacacttgaaaaaaaaaaaaaaaaaaacccaatcaaccaaaccctaacaagagagatagagagagaaagagaaccAGGGAGGTAGTGAAGAAACGAGACTTGAACGGAGCTGCACACGACGGCGTCCACCCAAAACCACCAACCGGCTCCAAAGACGGCGCCGGCGACGCCGGGGCCGAATATTGCCCACAATTCCGAGAAATCCATTGATCGATTCGAATGTTTTCTTCCAAGGGAAACTTCGGATTATTATAGATACAAACGATACGTGAAATTGGTCAAGAGGTTGATGATAATCGATCAGATCAGATCAATTTCTGAAGATAACTGTGTTTTTATACTAGCTCATTCTGGAATCTGGATTTGATTTGTGAAGTATATGATAAACCCAATGGATATTATTATTGAccattaatttaatattttttctGTTGTTACATTTCATTTATTCTTTTTTAGTTATAAGTTAAACTAGCTGGTTTTAGCCCCGCTTCGCAATGGGCCTCAATGTTTAACAAATTTGTATTGTTATCATCTCAGTCCGTTTCAACATTGATACTCGCTATAACAATATAACAACTGAAAGGGAAACAAGAAAATAATTGATTGACAACAAAAAACGAATATTgatcgaaaacaataaaaatgaataaCAAACCGATACCAACGTTGTTTAGTCGGCATCTGTCTGGTTCGTTTCATTATTTGTACTGTACCGACAATCGATATAGTTAACGAGCACAAATAATTTAAAGTATAAGAGTGTAATTAAggttatattaaaataattagaGTAGAAGTAAACTAAATACTAGATTATAGACCACGTGTAATACATGAATTTAAAGATATAATtaagtaattttattataatttGTACACAAATTTATATAACTAAATTATTTTTGTGACATACATCAGACCTTAGTGATTTTAATTACATATTTAAATCTATAAATATATTCCCATGCTTATTTCGTGAAATCCTAGTCCTTAAATAATTCCAAAACGATTAATCATAAacatattaattaaaataaaattcttATCTAAATGCTTTAGACCTTTAAATAAATATTACTTTTGATTAATATTGTTACATGAACGTATAATCTTATAAAAATTAGAATTCATTTTGAAAGATTATTAATGGTTATGATGCATAATctttacacacacacatatataatagggtaaattacacttttcgtcctttatgtttgtatcggatatCAACGGATaatttttaacttcaataattacagtcacaatcctttatttgtaaaactcattacaccctACGTCCTTTGACTCTAACCAGGTTAACTTTAAACGTTAAGTCATATCATGTGCACCTCATGTGAGGGAATTTATATCTTTTGACACCTTTTAtttaaaatgaatttaaaaaatacaacaaaaagaTTTTTCTAAAATTATAAAAGAAGAAAAGATAAATCCCTATCTCTTCGTCTCACTCAACTCCCTCTCTACCCTTTTCTCGGCTACcagccacaaccaccaccacccaacCTCCGGCA is from Helianthus annuus cultivar XRQ/B chromosome 9, HanXRQr2.0-SUNRISE, whole genome shotgun sequence and encodes:
- the LOC110878770 gene encoding transmembrane protein 50 homolog, coding for MDFSELWAIFGPGVAGAVFGAGWWFWVDAVVCSSVQVSFLHYLPGIFASLAALMFNCVRRDDIDYSPYEEGEWRLKLWLFLAYVVSFVSLAASVGLLIQDALVPEGPSAWTGTAGVLQCVLVLISGLVYWTSHSEQ